One stretch of Dokdonia sp. Hel_I_53 DNA includes these proteins:
- a CDS encoding c-type cytochrome has product MIQVKRQHSFSRLITLTVVALISISSSLFAQDAADATVGKTLFNANCAACHKLYKDMTGPKLNGVSEKYDREFLYKWIKNSQGLIKSGDALAVSIYEANGNKVMNSFPALSNADIDNILAYTDTPQPAPPVAVAGVAEGAATGGASNTVILAILAFVLLLLVAVLFLVNNTLNKFAQKQGIEVPAKENGTPIWKAFIENQFLVLVSVIFLLLGSAYFAYGWMSQVGVDQGYMPVQPIHYSHRIHAGENAIECKYCHSSARVSKHSGIPSLNICMNCHKSISEVAGDGDYTSVNEDYSKAFYDKEIQKLYKAVGWDQATQSYTGETQAVEWVRIHNLPDFAYFNHSQHVSVAGIECQKCHGPVQEMEVMYQYAPLTMGWCINCHRETNVKIEGNAYYEEIHEQLAQKYGVEKVTAAQMGGLECGKCHY; this is encoded by the coding sequence ATGATACAGGTTAAACGCCAACATTCATTCTCTAGACTCATTACGCTTACTGTGGTGGCTCTTATCTCGATATCTTCGTCATTATTTGCTCAAGATGCAGCAGATGCTACAGTGGGTAAAACACTATTTAATGCAAATTGTGCTGCTTGTCATAAGTTGTATAAGGACATGACAGGGCCTAAGCTTAATGGGGTTTCTGAAAAATACGACCGTGAGTTTTTATACAAATGGATCAAGAATAGCCAAGGGCTTATTAAATCTGGAGATGCACTTGCTGTGAGTATTTACGAAGCAAACGGAAATAAAGTAATGAATTCTTTCCCTGCATTATCAAATGCAGATATAGATAATATTCTTGCGTATACTGATACGCCTCAACCTGCACCTCCTGTCGCAGTTGCTGGTGTTGCTGAGGGCGCTGCAACTGGAGGGGCTTCTAATACGGTTATTCTTGCAATTTTAGCATTTGTGCTTTTATTGTTAGTGGCGGTGTTGTTCTTAGTGAATAATACGCTTAATAAATTCGCACAAAAGCAAGGGATTGAGGTTCCTGCCAAAGAAAATGGGACGCCTATATGGAAAGCTTTTATAGAGAATCAATTTCTCGTATTGGTCTCTGTAATATTCTTATTGCTAGGGAGTGCTTATTTTGCTTACGGTTGGATGTCTCAGGTAGGTGTAGATCAAGGGTATATGCCAGTACAGCCAATACATTACTCGCATAGAATACATGCTGGTGAAAATGCAATTGAGTGTAAGTATTGTCACTCATCTGCTAGGGTGTCTAAGCATTCGGGGATTCCGTCTCTTAATATTTGTATGAATTGTCACAAGTCTATTTCAGAAGTAGCTGGAGACGGTGATTATACTAGTGTAAATGAAGATTACTCTAAGGCTTTTTATGATAAAGAAATACAAAAGCTTTACAAAGCTGTAGGTTGGGATCAGGCGACACAGTCTTATACGGGGGAAACTCAAGCTGTAGAGTGGGTGCGTATACACAATTTACCAGACTTTGCTTATTTTAATCACTCACAGCACGTTAGTGTAGCGGGGATCGAATGTCAAAAATGTCATGGTCCTGTTCAAGAAATGGAAGTCATGTACCAATATGCACCTCTTACAATGGGGTGGTGTATTAACTGTCACCGTGAAACAAACGTAAAAATCGAGGGTAATGCATACTATGAAGAGATTCATGAGCAATTAGCTCAAAAGTATGGTGTTGAAAAGGTGACAGCTGCTCAAATGGGTGGACTGGAATGTGGTAAGTGTCATTACTAG
- a CDS encoding SPOR domain-containing protein: MNRFQFKNIIFTLVLSCMFSTFLKAQTGQATINQDARITQLVDLHSKMILADKLSDRYKIQLFSGDATTASSTLKKYRNRVGTWSSSIKHETPNYKVWVGNFRNKLEAERALIDIRKTFPIAFIFKPAR, from the coding sequence ATGAATAGATTTCAGTTCAAAAATATCATTTTTACCCTAGTTTTAAGCTGTATGTTTTCAACATTTTTGAAAGCACAAACAGGACAAGCAACCATTAACCAGGATGCTAGAATCACTCAATTAGTTGATTTACACAGCAAAATGATCTTAGCAGACAAGCTGAGTGATCGCTATAAAATTCAATTATTTTCTGGAGATGCTACCACTGCTAGTTCGACTTTAAAAAAATATAGAAATCGTGTAGGAACATGGTCTTCGTCTATAAAGCATGAAACTCCTAACTATAAGGTATGGGTAGGGAACTTCAGAAATAAACTTGAAGCCGAGCGCGCTTTAATTGATATAAGAAAAACATTTCCTATCGCTTTTATATTTAAACCAGCTCGTTAA
- the infB gene encoding translation initiation factor IF-2, with protein MAAATMRLNKVLRELNISLDRAVEFLDSKGIEIEARPTTKISNDIYEVLSGEFQTDANKKVASKEVAVEKQKEKEALRAAREEEVEEKAEVPKKQEVVKAKAQLNGPKKVGKIDLNKPTGKVETPKEVTKEKSLEKKPEEASKVEDHAVAAVSPKESSHKKETPKVESSKPEVAKEEVAKEKPSKKTEVPAKEKEQKTEEAPKVEEKEVGLGDEVLKTDYKKLNGPNFTGQKIDLSKFKKPEKKSSSDDKKKRRRRITKPGTAGSKPTGGNNRGKGNNQRGNAGKGRGRVVKAEPTEEEVQKQIRETLEKLQGKSSKGKGAKYRRDKRDQHRQKTEDDQAQQDAESKVLKVTEFVTVSEVATMMDVGVTQIISACMSLGMMVTMNQRLDAETLSIVADEFGYTVEFVTADLEDSIEEVVDAPEDLVERAPIVTVMGHVDHGKTSLLDHIREENVIAGESGGITQHIGAYGVQLENGQKIAFLDTPGHEAFTAMRARGAQVTDIAVIVVAADDDIMPQTKEAISHAQAAGVPIVFAINKIDLPTANPEKIKEGLAQMNLLVEDWGGKIQSQEISAKQGTGVKELLEKVLLEAELLELKANPERNANGTVVEAFLDKGRGYVSTILVQSGTLQVGDYVLAGTTSGKIKAMHDERGKSIKKAGPSTPVSVLGLDSAPQAGDKFIVMTDEREAKDIATKRSQLQREQSVRTQRHITLDEIGRRIALGDFKELNIILKGDVDGSVEALTDSFQKLSTEEIAVNIIHKGVGAITESDVLLASASDAIIIGFNVRPAGNARMVADKEEIDIRMYSIIYDAINDLKDAMEGMLSPEMKEEITGTAEIRETFKISKVGTIAGCMVTTGKIFRSSNIRLIRDGVVVYTGVLATLKRFKDDVKEVSKGYDCGMQIKNYNDIKIDDVIEAFQEVAVKKKLKSK; from the coding sequence ATGGCAGCAGCAACAATGCGATTAAACAAGGTATTAAGAGAACTGAATATTTCTTTAGATCGTGCCGTGGAGTTTTTGGACTCTAAAGGTATTGAGATAGAGGCGCGTCCGACTACAAAAATATCAAATGATATTTATGAGGTGCTTTCGGGTGAATTTCAGACAGATGCCAATAAAAAAGTAGCTTCTAAGGAAGTTGCTGTAGAAAAGCAAAAAGAGAAAGAAGCACTACGTGCCGCTCGTGAAGAGGAAGTAGAGGAGAAAGCTGAAGTGCCTAAAAAGCAAGAGGTTGTTAAAGCAAAAGCACAGCTTAACGGGCCTAAGAAAGTAGGTAAAATAGATCTCAACAAACCCACCGGTAAAGTTGAAACGCCTAAAGAGGTTACAAAAGAAAAGTCCTTAGAAAAGAAACCTGAAGAGGCTTCTAAAGTTGAGGATCATGCTGTAGCTGCGGTAAGCCCTAAGGAGTCTTCTCATAAAAAAGAAACTCCTAAAGTAGAATCTTCAAAACCTGAAGTAGCTAAGGAAGAGGTGGCAAAAGAAAAACCTTCTAAAAAGACTGAAGTTCCTGCTAAGGAAAAAGAGCAGAAAACAGAAGAGGCACCAAAAGTGGAAGAGAAGGAAGTGGGGCTTGGAGATGAAGTTCTTAAAACTGACTATAAAAAACTCAACGGACCTAACTTCACAGGTCAAAAAATAGACCTTTCTAAATTTAAGAAGCCAGAAAAGAAAAGTTCTTCAGACGACAAGAAAAAACGTCGTCGTCGTATTACAAAACCTGGTACAGCTGGGTCAAAACCTACAGGCGGTAATAATCGTGGTAAGGGTAATAACCAACGTGGTAATGCGGGCAAAGGTAGAGGTCGTGTAGTTAAAGCAGAACCTACTGAAGAAGAGGTGCAAAAGCAAATTAGAGAAACTCTTGAAAAACTTCAAGGGAAATCTAGTAAAGGTAAAGGAGCAAAATACCGTCGTGATAAGAGAGACCAACACCGTCAAAAGACAGAAGATGATCAGGCTCAGCAAGACGCAGAAAGTAAAGTACTTAAAGTTACAGAATTTGTAACAGTAAGTGAGGTTGCTACGATGATGGATGTAGGAGTGACTCAAATCATTTCTGCTTGTATGTCTCTTGGGATGATGGTGACTATGAATCAGCGTTTAGATGCAGAGACATTATCTATTGTAGCAGACGAATTTGGCTATACAGTAGAGTTCGTCACGGCAGATCTAGAAGATTCTATTGAAGAGGTAGTAGATGCTCCAGAAGATTTAGTAGAAAGAGCTCCTATTGTTACGGTAATGGGTCACGTAGATCATGGTAAAACATCATTACTAGATCATATCCGTGAGGAAAATGTTATTGCAGGAGAAAGTGGTGGGATTACTCAGCACATCGGAGCCTATGGTGTACAATTAGAAAATGGACAAAAAATAGCATTCCTTGATACACCAGGTCACGAAGCCTTTACGGCAATGCGTGCTCGTGGTGCACAGGTCACAGATATTGCTGTGATTGTGGTTGCCGCAGATGATGATATCATGCCACAAACGAAGGAGGCAATTTCTCACGCACAAGCTGCAGGAGTCCCTATTGTCTTTGCAATAAATAAAATTGACTTGCCAACAGCAAATCCTGAGAAAATTAAAGAAGGACTTGCTCAAATGAATCTTCTTGTAGAAGATTGGGGTGGTAAAATTCAATCTCAAGAAATTTCTGCCAAGCAAGGTACAGGTGTGAAGGAGCTTTTAGAAAAAGTACTTCTCGAAGCTGAACTTTTAGAGCTTAAGGCAAATCCAGAAAGAAATGCAAATGGTACTGTTGTAGAGGCTTTCTTAGACAAAGGTCGTGGATATGTTTCTACTATTCTTGTTCAAAGTGGAACGTTGCAGGTAGGAGATTATGTATTAGCTGGAACAACTTCTGGTAAGATCAAAGCAATGCATGATGAGCGAGGAAAAAGCATTAAAAAAGCAGGACCCTCTACACCAGTTTCAGTTTTAGGTCTTGATAGCGCCCCTCAGGCAGGTGATAAATTTATTGTCATGACTGATGAGCGTGAAGCAAAAGATATTGCAACTAAGCGTTCACAATTACAACGTGAGCAAAGTGTACGTACTCAACGTCATATCACACTTGATGAGATAGGTCGTCGTATTGCCCTTGGTGATTTCAAAGAGCTTAACATTATTCTTAAAGGAGATGTTGATGGATCTGTTGAAGCGCTTACAGATAGTTTCCAAAAATTATCTACAGAAGAGATTGCTGTAAATATTATACACAAAGGAGTAGGAGCTATTACAGAAAGTGATGTGCTACTAGCTTCTGCGTCAGATGCAATTATAATAGGATTTAATGTAAGACCAGCTGGTAACGCCAGAATGGTTGCAGACAAAGAAGAAATCGATATCCGTATGTATTCAATCATATACGATGCGATTAATGATCTTAAGGATGCCATGGAGGGTATGCTATCTCCAGAGATGAAAGAAGAAATCACTGGAACCGCAGAGATTCGTGAGACATTCAAAATTTCTAAAGTGGGGACCATTGCAGGTTGTATGGTAACTACAGGCAAGATCTTTAGAAGCTCCAATATTAGACTTATTCGTGATGGTGTAGTAGTATACACAGGCGTGTTAGCAACACTTAAGCGTTTTAAAGATGATGTGAAAGAAGTTTCAAAAGGATACGATTGTGGTATGCAAATTAAAAACTATAATGACATCAAAATTGATGATGTGATAGAAGCATTCCAAGAAGTAGCTGTAAAGAAGAAGTTGAAGTCTAAATAA
- the nusA gene encoding transcription termination factor NusA: protein MENLALIDSFSEFKDDKLIDRVTLMAILEEVFRSTLKRRFGSDDNFDIIINPDKGDLEIWRNRVVVADGEVEDDNEEISLTDARKIEEDFEVGEDVSEEVKLIDLGRRSILALRQNLISKIHEHDNTNIYKQFKELEGELYTAEVHHIRHRAIILLDDDGNEIILPKDRQIPSDFFRKGENVRGVIESVELKGNKPAIIMSRTSPLFLEKLFESEIPEVFDGLITVKNVVRIPGEKAKVAVDSYDDRIDPVGACVGMKGSRIHGIVRELGNENIDVINYTTNLNLYITRALSPARITSIKIDEENKTAQAVLKPEEVSKAIGRGGHNIRLAGQLTGYEIDVYREGVEEDVELTEFSDEIEAWVIEAFAKIGLDTARSVLEQDVEDLVRRTDLEEETVLDVMRILKEEFED, encoded by the coding sequence ATGGAGAATTTAGCGTTAATCGATTCTTTTTCAGAATTTAAGGACGATAAATTAATTGATCGTGTTACCTTAATGGCCATCTTAGAGGAGGTTTTTAGAAGTACACTTAAGAGGCGTTTTGGTAGTGATGATAATTTTGATATTATTATAAACCCAGACAAGGGAGATCTTGAGATCTGGCGTAACAGAGTTGTTGTTGCAGATGGAGAGGTAGAAGATGATAATGAGGAAATCTCACTTACAGATGCGCGCAAGATCGAAGAGGATTTTGAAGTAGGAGAAGATGTTTCTGAAGAGGTAAAGCTTATAGATTTAGGGCGTCGTTCTATTCTAGCTTTACGTCAAAACCTTATTAGTAAGATACATGAACATGACAATACAAACATTTATAAGCAGTTCAAAGAGCTAGAGGGTGAGTTGTATACAGCAGAAGTGCATCACATACGTCATAGGGCTATTATATTACTAGATGATGATGGGAATGAAATAATTTTACCTAAAGATCGTCAGATACCATCAGACTTTTTCCGCAAAGGAGAAAATGTGAGAGGGGTAATAGAAAGTGTAGAGCTCAAAGGGAATAAACCGGCTATCATTATGTCGCGTACGTCCCCTTTATTTTTAGAAAAATTATTTGAGTCAGAAATTCCAGAAGTCTTTGATGGATTGATTACAGTAAAGAATGTAGTTCGTATCCCTGGAGAAAAAGCAAAAGTAGCTGTAGATTCGTATGATGATCGTATTGATCCTGTAGGGGCTTGTGTGGGAATGAAAGGTTCACGTATACACGGCATAGTTCGTGAATTAGGTAACGAGAATATAGATGTTATCAATTACACAACAAATTTAAACTTGTATATAACAAGAGCATTAAGTCCTGCTCGTATTACAAGTATAAAAATCGATGAAGAGAATAAGACAGCGCAAGCGGTCCTAAAGCCAGAAGAAGTTAGTAAAGCAATAGGTCGTGGTGGTCACAACATCAGACTTGCTGGACAACTTACTGGTTATGAAATTGATGTGTATAGAGAAGGAGTAGAAGAAGATGTGGAGCTTACAGAGTTCTCAGATGAAATAGAAGCTTGGGTTATTGAGGCCTTTGCAAAGATTGGTCTTGATACTGCACGTAGTGTGTTAGAGCAAGATGTAGAAGATCTTGTACGTCGTACAGATCTTGAAGAGGAAACCGTACTTGATGTAATGCGTATCCTTAAAGAAGAATTTGAAGATTAA
- the rimP gene encoding ribosome assembly cofactor RimP: MLKQKVKDLLEEALAENPTLFLISLDIQGANEIKVVIDGDDGVKVEDCIAVSRKVEHNLDREDEDFSLEVMSAGATSPLTLPRQYKKNIGRHLEVKTTSGDKMEGVLTEATDDAITLTWKAREPKPVGKGKVTVEKIETTAYAEIVEAKVMIKF, encoded by the coding sequence ATGTTAAAGCAAAAAGTAAAAGATTTATTAGAAGAAGCTCTTGCTGAAAATCCAACTCTTTTTTTAATAAGCCTAGATATACAAGGGGCTAACGAGATTAAAGTAGTAATAGATGGTGATGATGGGGTTAAGGTAGAGGATTGTATCGCGGTGAGTAGAAAGGTAGAACATAACCTAGATCGTGAAGATGAAGATTTTTCTTTAGAAGTAATGTCTGCAGGGGCAACAAGTCCTTTGACATTACCAAGGCAGTATAAAAAAAATATAGGAAGGCACTTAGAAGTGAAAACAACATCTGGAGATAAGATGGAAGGAGTGCTAACAGAAGCTACTGATGATGCGATTACACTTACGTGGAAAGCAAGAGAGCCTAAGCCAGTGGGTAAAGGAAAAGTAACTGTAGAGAAAATAGAGACAACTGCCTATGCAGAGATTGTAGAGGCAAAAGTGATGATTAAATTTTAA
- a CDS encoding tyrosine-type recombinase/integrase, giving the protein MGSTTLKLREHRIYVHVNFGRKKQKRYATDYSVNEIKNWDVRTKKVKNVTAEPKSMLINSKLQELVLASEQLLDDSIRNNFELNNDLIKEVLDGVTNKGVSQKDKSKYSLLSFYKWFIDYYEDNPHPSSNKPLSNGTIRTYRTALKKLQDYNDTIKKVDFDDITLDFHKSYTSYLQNKKYSNNYIGNQFKQLKAIMNASLERNIHNNIEFRKRSFSKITEKVDHIYLTGSEIDKIECTQLTTDKHKRARDLFLIQCYTAMRVGDLMKLTSENLKATKDGTRYLEYVQSKTGKTVQVPLSRKFLALIERNDNKLPKKMSEQKINDYIKEIAEIAELNEIIHIEKTIGGKTVRTPYKKYEIISNHTGRRSFCTNAYLADMSTIDIMAMSGHTSETVFYRYIKVTPTERLQRLSKHIFFK; this is encoded by the coding sequence ATGGGAAGTACTACACTGAAATTACGAGAACACAGGATATACGTACATGTCAACTTTGGACGTAAAAAACAAAAGAGGTACGCTACAGACTATTCAGTCAATGAAATCAAGAATTGGGACGTACGTACAAAAAAGGTAAAGAACGTTACTGCAGAGCCTAAAAGCATGCTTATTAACTCAAAACTTCAAGAGCTAGTTCTTGCTTCTGAACAATTACTAGATGATAGCATAAGAAACAACTTCGAACTCAATAATGATCTCATTAAGGAAGTGCTGGATGGCGTGACAAACAAAGGAGTATCACAAAAAGACAAATCCAAATATTCACTTCTAAGTTTTTATAAGTGGTTTATAGACTACTATGAAGATAACCCACATCCCTCGTCAAATAAGCCATTATCAAATGGAACAATACGTACGTACAGAACAGCCTTGAAAAAACTACAAGATTACAACGACACCATTAAAAAAGTTGATTTTGATGATATTACTTTAGACTTTCATAAATCATACACATCATACCTTCAGAACAAAAAATACTCTAACAACTATATTGGAAATCAGTTCAAGCAATTGAAGGCTATTATGAATGCTTCTCTTGAAAGGAATATTCACAACAACATAGAGTTTAGGAAAAGAAGCTTCTCTAAGATAACTGAAAAAGTAGATCACATATACCTAACAGGAAGTGAAATTGATAAGATTGAATGTACTCAGTTAACTACAGATAAACACAAAAGAGCTAGAGATCTATTTTTGATTCAGTGTTATACCGCAATGAGAGTTGGGGATCTAATGAAACTCACTTCTGAAAATTTGAAGGCTACAAAAGATGGAACACGCTACCTTGAATACGTACAGTCTAAAACAGGGAAAACCGTACAAGTTCCCCTGTCCAGAAAGTTTCTTGCTCTAATTGAAAGAAATGACAATAAACTCCCAAAAAAAATGTCAGAGCAAAAAATAAATGATTACATAAAAGAGATAGCAGAAATAGCAGAACTAAACGAAATTATACATATTGAAAAGACGATTGGCGGAAAAACTGTAAGAACGCCTTATAAAAAATATGAAATAATTTCTAACCACACTGGAAGAAGGTCATTTTGCACCAATGCTTACTTAGCAGATATGTCCACAATTGACATAATGGCAATGAGTGGTCACACTTCAGAAACGGTTTTTTATAGGTACATAAAAGTCACACCCACTGAACGATTACAGAGACTATCAAAACATATTTTCTTTAAATAA
- a CDS encoding helix-turn-helix domain-containing protein has product MSKSVTQLHNTTPEQLKAELLDGVRECLVQFSKDSKEKETSEWLTRKELKVMLSVSLVTIHDWSNKGILKPYKIGRQTRFKKKEVIEVLESSLT; this is encoded by the coding sequence ATGAGCAAATCAGTAACACAACTTCACAACACAACACCTGAACAGCTAAAAGCTGAACTACTCGATGGTGTACGAGAATGCCTTGTGCAGTTCTCAAAAGATTCAAAAGAAAAAGAGACTTCCGAATGGTTAACAAGAAAAGAACTCAAAGTCATGCTTTCGGTATCTCTTGTAACTATTCATGATTGGTCTAATAAAGGTATTCTTAAGCCCTACAAAATTGGGCGCCAGACTAGATTTAAAAAGAAAGAAGTAATCGAAGTTTTAGAAAGTTCACTTACGTAG
- a CDS encoding type II secretion system F family protein, whose product MGLNVSKIEKIAQEKKRKEKGSILNKEISFTTNKNFSSKNRERLYEELSVLLSSGIRLNEALQLVIESENNEKSKLLFQTIFKETTDGLSFSNALEKTTQFSPYEYYSIKIGEESGTLDKVITTLAGYFKRKNAQRKDLINAISYPIILLTTAILIFGFMLKFVVPMFEEIFRQNQVELPYLTKMVLNWSHFLEDYFLIIIIIIIGSLLIFNFIKSKKRVRYIIDHSILKIPLLGSFIKTTHTAKFTEATALLVGAKVSILEALRMVQNMIRFIPLENALLEAQSQMLEGENLSIALGSTGFFDSKMIALLRVAEETNKTSFVFDKLNEQYNNEVIQKSKRFSIVLEPIINIVIGVLVGLILVAIYLPMFEMGNVFK is encoded by the coding sequence ATGGGATTAAACGTTTCTAAAATAGAAAAAATAGCACAAGAAAAAAAAAGAAAAGAGAAGGGTTCAATTCTCAATAAAGAAATTTCTTTTACTACAAATAAAAATTTTAGTAGCAAAAATAGAGAGCGTTTATACGAAGAACTATCTGTTTTACTCAGTTCTGGAATTCGACTCAATGAGGCTTTACAGCTTGTAATTGAATCAGAAAATAATGAAAAAAGTAAACTTTTATTTCAAACAATTTTCAAAGAAACTACAGATGGCTTATCCTTCTCTAATGCCTTAGAAAAAACAACCCAGTTTTCACCATATGAATATTATTCTATAAAAATAGGTGAAGAAAGTGGGACTCTCGATAAGGTCATAACTACATTAGCGGGATACTTTAAAAGAAAGAACGCTCAGCGCAAAGATCTTATCAATGCTATTTCTTATCCTATAATCCTACTTACTACAGCTATTTTAATATTTGGGTTTATGTTAAAATTTGTCGTTCCAATGTTTGAAGAGATTTTTAGACAGAATCAGGTTGAGCTACCATATTTAACAAAAATGGTTTTGAACTGGTCTCACTTCTTAGAAGACTATTTCCTAATAATTATAATAATTATAATAGGTTCTTTATTAATCTTTAATTTTATTAAGAGTAAAAAAAGAGTAAGATATATAATAGATCACTCGATACTGAAAATTCCTTTACTAGGTAGTTTTATCAAAACAACTCATACCGCAAAATTCACTGAAGCCACAGCGTTACTCGTAGGTGCTAAGGTTTCTATTTTAGAAGCATTACGCATGGTTCAAAATATGATACGCTTTATACCTCTAGAAAATGCTTTGCTTGAAGCCCAAAGTCAAATGCTAGAAGGAGAGAATCTGAGCATTGCTTTAGGAAGCACAGGTTTTTTTGATTCAAAGATGATTGCCCTACTTCGTGTAGCTGAAGAAACTAATAAAACTTCCTTCGTGTTTGACAAACTTAATGAGCAGTATAATAATGAAGTTATCCAGAAATCAAAGCGTTTTTCTATTGTTCTAGAACCTATAATTAACATCGTTATAGGTGTTCTTGTTGGACTTATTTTAGTCGCTATATATTTGCCCATGTTCGAGATGGGTAACGTATTTAAATAG
- a CDS encoding type II secretion system protein J, producing MNPLNLNKSAGLNKSHKINAFTLQEMLVVLVISAIIASIGFMTLRIVNLQFDRINNLRTEKNRILLLKREINVSFQSTDSVVWDSDLRKLSAYNNGEIMKFWEFKTTAINKIDDTIPLPIKTIYPYSEGKDIINGNIDALWLEFGLSKSTIPIFISKRRPVIDRSDFKWD from the coding sequence ATGAATCCATTAAATTTGAACAAAAGCGCTGGATTGAATAAATCACATAAAATAAATGCCTTTACCTTGCAAGAAATGCTAGTCGTACTTGTAATTTCTGCCATAATAGCAAGTATAGGCTTTATGACACTGCGTATTGTTAACTTACAATTTGATAGGATTAATAATTTAAGAACAGAAAAAAATCGCATTCTACTATTAAAGCGTGAGATCAATGTAAGTTTTCAATCAACGGATTCTGTAGTGTGGGATAGTGATCTAAGAAAACTTTCTGCGTACAACAATGGAGAGATCATGAAGTTTTGGGAATTTAAAACAACTGCTATAAATAAAATAGATGACACCATACCATTACCAATTAAAACTATTTACCCTTACTCTGAGGGTAAGGATATAATTAATGGAAATATAGACGCATTGTGGTTAGAGTTTGGTCTAAGCAAGAGCACTATTCCTATATTTATAAGCAAGAGAAGGCCAGTAATTGATAGAAGTGACTTTAAATGGGATTAA
- the pilO gene encoding type 4a pilus biogenesis protein PilO, with translation MKIKNKNYLLLFGFILMILIGYFAAFKDTLAVYSNYKMLIEQEKLAANFPQKKYALETKSNYYDSLLHHYRITDTSLQNNLLNVLEDFAKKEKLQILSFEKPHISSINDYTVQSYQFSVTGEYHAILKLAYHLEQRHKFGMIASLNLEKVRIKYSKENHLVGNILLQLIK, from the coding sequence ATGAAGATTAAAAACAAAAACTACTTACTATTATTTGGTTTTATATTAATGATTCTTATAGGTTATTTTGCCGCCTTTAAAGACACGCTTGCAGTTTATTCAAATTATAAAATGCTCATAGAGCAAGAAAAATTAGCAGCTAATTTTCCTCAAAAAAAATATGCATTAGAAACAAAAAGTAACTATTACGACAGCCTATTACATCACTATCGCATTACAGATACTTCTTTACAAAATAATTTACTCAACGTGTTAGAGGATTTTGCTAAAAAAGAAAAACTACAAATTTTATCTTTTGAAAAGCCTCATATCTCCAGCATAAATGACTACACTGTACAATCCTACCAGTTCTCTGTCACTGGTGAATATCATGCCATTCTAAAACTTGCCTATCATTTAGAACAGCGACATAAATTTGGAATGATTGCTAGTTTAAATTTAGAAAAAGTTAGAATTAAATATTCAAAAGAAAATCATCTTGTAGGCAATATTCTGCTACAATTAATTAAGTAA